In Minwuia thermotolerans, the following are encoded in one genomic region:
- a CDS encoding nuclear transport factor 2 family protein produces the protein MARTSEYLQRAADRVMIQDLLARYAWEVDHGDPKDWAALFTEDGVFEIPAVKVKAEGRAELAEFAADLQRAIPNVHHVQTNFVIELDGDRAWGRCELNEFMARPEAVYPNLQGWYEDDYLYRGGHWRIAHRRVFTAEPKSTVTGKVGEHFQPFHEICKTKWRKA, from the coding sequence ATGGCGCGCACGTCCGAATATCTGCAGCGGGCCGCCGACCGGGTGATGATCCAGGACCTGCTGGCCCGTTACGCCTGGGAGGTCGACCATGGCGACCCGAAAGACTGGGCCGCGCTGTTCACCGAGGACGGAGTCTTCGAGATCCCGGCGGTGAAGGTGAAGGCAGAGGGCCGCGCGGAACTCGCCGAGTTCGCCGCCGACCTGCAGCGCGCGATCCCGAACGTCCACCATGTCCAGACCAACTTCGTCATCGAGCTGGACGGCGATCGCGCATGGGGGCGCTGTGAACTGAACGAGTTCATGGCCCGGCCGGAGGCGGTCTATCCCAACCTGCAGGGCTGGTACGAGGACGACTACCTCTACCGGGGCGGACACTGGCGCATCGCGCACCGGCGGGTCTTCACCGCCGAACCGAAGAGCACGGTCACCGGCAAGGTCGGCGAGCACTTCCAGCCCTTCCACGAGATCTGCAAGACGAAGTGGCGGAAGGCCTGA